Proteins from one Syngnathoides biaculeatus isolate LvHL_M chromosome 8, ASM1980259v1, whole genome shotgun sequence genomic window:
- the LOC133504743 gene encoding odorant receptor 131-2-like isoform X2, with translation MAKTKEPSKDTRNKIVDLHQAGKTDSAKVSCTFMATLSANSTLWLGLQERVAGGTSTTFFCLIFLFINSVMLFTLGSKRVFRETSRYILLSNLLLGDTLQLVISQLLYLLSASRVTLTYPLCGVIVMLTKLFSRISPLVLVVMSLERYVAVCHPLRHASIITSRNTLESLQMSKFCSFFTMLVVPISEVYFNIYTYFLFISASLTIVFSYVGVIVSARSAATDKDSARKARDTLLLHLAQLGLSLLSVFYTTLLLRISTVLSHMVFVQLQSTLFVCLFLLPRCLSSLVYGLRDQSLRVVFMYHLFCHLKVSVTPVKAAFVS, from the exons atggccaagaccaaagagccgtcaaaggacaccagaaacaaaattgtagacctgCACCAAGCTGGAAAGACTGATTCTGCAAAAG TCTCCTGCACATTCATGGCAACTTTGTCAGCCAACTCAACCTTATGGCTGGGCCTCCAGGAGCGAGTGGCGGGGGGCACCTCCACCACCTTCTTCTGCTTGATCTTCCTCTTCATCAACAGCGTCATGTTGTTCACGCTGGGAAGCAAGCGCGTGTTCCGGGAGACGTCGCGCTACATCCTGCTGTCGAACCTGCTGCTCGGAGACACGCTGCAGTTGGTCATCTCGCAGCTGCTGTACTTGCTGAGCGCCTCTCGCGTCACCCTCACGTATCCCCTGTGCGGCGTGATCGTCATGCTCACCAAACTCTTCAGTCGGATATCCCCCCTGGTGCTGGTGGTGATGTCGCTGGAAAGATACGTGGCCGTGTGCCACCCTCTCAGGCACGCCTCCATCATTACCAGCAGGAACACG CTGGAGAGTCTGCAAATGTCCAAGTTTTGCAGCTTCTTCACCATGTTGGTTGTACCCATTTCCGaagtttacttcaacatttACACATATTTCCTCTTCATCTCTGCGAGCCTGACGATCGTTTTCAGCTACGTGGGCGTGATTGTGTCGGCCAGATCGGCGGCCACGGACAAAGACTCGGCCCGCAAGGCTCGGGACACGCTGCTGCTGCACCTTGCGCAGCTGGGCCTCAGCCTCTTGTCAGTGTTCTACACCACCCTCCTGTTACGTATCTCCACTGTGTTGAGCCACATGGTCTTTGTACAACTCCAGTCCACTCTGTTTGTGTGCCTTTTCCTTTTACCCCGATGTCTGAGTTCTCTCGTTTACGGGCTGAGAGATCAGAGCCTCAGAGTCGTGTTCATGTACCATCTGTTCTGTCACCTCAAAGTGTCGGTCACGCCCGTGAAAGCTGCGTTTGTGTCCTGA
- the camkk1b gene encoding calcium/calmodulin-dependent protein kinase kinase 1b, giving the protein MSVTTGDDPDAEHDAELADMVAAMNVTVTSGCAAAPSNNGYRPAGARRARLSDRKMSLQERGGRIVRQPTVETKRVSITDAEDFVQLNQYKLKKEIGKGSYGVVKLAYNEDSEQYYAMKVVSKKKLMKQFGFLRRMAPPQQEAFPKASMPLEKIYREIAILKKLHHHNVVKLVEVLDDPDEDGLHMAFELMTKGPVMEVPTDEPLTEENARFYFRDLVLGIEYLHYHKIIHRDIKPSNLLLGDDGHVKIADFGVSNEFEGADALLSGTAGTPAFMAPETMEEHLREFSGKALDVWAMGVTLYCFVYGKCPFYDEYVVSLYNKIKNKPVEFPLTPRISEELQHLIVNMLDKKPQSRITVPEIKLHPWVTESGASPLPLEEDHCTAVDVTDEEVQNSVTLVSSLSAVILVKSMLRKRSFSNPFECQARRAERSMSAPGGLLIGSWGLLGSSAQLHPSLRTSPVRNTSRDGSRDGELEDLYEDEAFADSTVAAQT; this is encoded by the exons ATGAGCGTAACTACAGGCGACGACCCCGACGCCGAGCACGACGCCGAGCTGGCCGACATGGTGGCGGCTATGAACGTCACTGTGACGTCGGGCTGCGCCGCCGCACCCAGCAACAACGGCTACCGGCCGGCCGGCGCCCGCCGGGCCCGCCTCTCCGACAGGAAGATGTCCCTGCAGGAGCGCGGCGGACGCATTGTCAGGCAGCCCACCGTTGAGACCAAGAGGGTCTCCATCACTGACGCTGAG GACTTTGTGCAGCTGAACCAATACAAGCTCAAGAAAGAGATTGGAAAG GGTTCTTACGGTGTGGTGAAACTGGCTTACAATGAAGACTCTGAACAGTATTAT GCTATGAAGGTTGTATCAAAGAAGAAGCTCATGAAGCAATTTGGCTTTCTGC GTCGCATGGCGCCCCCCCAGCAGGAGGCCTTCCCCAAAGCCTCCATGCCCCTGGAGAAGATCTATCGCGAGATCGCCATCCTCAAGAAGCTCCACCACCACAACGTCGTCAAGCTGGTCGAG GTGCTTGACGATCCCGATGAAGACGGCCTTCACATGG CCTTTGAGCTGATGACCAAAGG GCCCGTGATGGAGGTGCCCACAGATGAGCCGCTGACGGAGGAGAATGCTCGCTTTTACTTCAGAGACCTCGTGCTGGGCATTGAGTATC TGCACTACCACAAAATCATCCACCGGGACATCAAACCGTCAAACCTTCTTCTGGGCGACGACGGCCACGTGAAGATCGCCGACTTTGGCGTGAGTAACGAGTTCGAGGGAGCGGACGCGTTGCTTTCCGGCACGGCCGGCACGCCCGCCTTCATGGCGCCCGAAACCATGGAGGAGCACCTGCGAGAGTTCAGCGGGAAG GCGCTGGACGTCTGGGCAATGGGGGTGACGCTCTACTGCTTCGTCTACGGGAAG TGTCCTTTTTATGATGAATACGTCGTGTCTCTGTACAACAAGATCAAGAACAAGCCTGTGGAATTTCCGCTCAC CCCTCGGATCAGTGAGGAACTGCAGCATCTCATTGTCAACATGTTGgacaaaaaaccccaaagcagAATCACCGTCCCAGAGATCAAA CTCCACCCGTGGGTGACCGAGTCGGGCGCCTCCCCGCTGCCACTGGAAGAGGACCACTGCACGGCCGTGGACGTGACGGACGAGGAAGTTCAGAACAGCGTCACGCTGGTCTCCAGCCTCTCTGCCGTG ATCCTGGTGAAGTCCATGCTCAGGAAGCGCTCGTTCAGCAATCCCTTCGAATGTCAGGCCAGGCGGGCGGAGAGGTCCATGTCTGCCCCCGGTGGACTTCTCAT TGGTTCTTGGGGTCTTTTGGGGTCTTCGGCTCAGCTTCACCCTTCTTTGAGg acCTCACCCGTCAGGAACACCAGCCGCGACGGCAGCCGGGACGGCGAGCTCGAGGACTTGTACGAAGACGAGGCGTTCGCAGATAGCACGGTTGCCGCCCAGACCTGA
- the LOC133504743 gene encoding odorant receptor 131-2-like isoform X1, with translation MAKTKEPSKDTRNKIVDLHQAGKTDSAKVSCTFMATLSANSTLWLGLQERVAGGTSTTFFCLIFLFINSVMLFTLGSKRVFRETSRYILLSNLLLGDTLQLVISQLLYLLSASRVTLTYPLCGVIVMLTKLFSRISPLVLVVMSLERYVAVCHPLRHASIITSRNTVGTVLAAWVFCFLNVLIQGLLLLMFPFDQLESLQMSKFCSFFTMLVVPISEVYFNIYTYFLFISASLTIVFSYVGVIVSARSAATDKDSARKARDTLLLHLAQLGLSLLSVFYTTLLLRISTVLSHMVFVQLQSTLFVCLFLLPRCLSSLVYGLRDQSLRVVFMYHLFCHLKVSVTPVKAAFVS, from the exons atggccaagaccaaagagccgtcaaaggacaccagaaacaaaattgtagacctgCACCAAGCTGGAAAGACTGATTCTGCAAAAG TCTCCTGCACATTCATGGCAACTTTGTCAGCCAACTCAACCTTATGGCTGGGCCTCCAGGAGCGAGTGGCGGGGGGCACCTCCACCACCTTCTTCTGCTTGATCTTCCTCTTCATCAACAGCGTCATGTTGTTCACGCTGGGAAGCAAGCGCGTGTTCCGGGAGACGTCGCGCTACATCCTGCTGTCGAACCTGCTGCTCGGAGACACGCTGCAGTTGGTCATCTCGCAGCTGCTGTACTTGCTGAGCGCCTCTCGCGTCACCCTCACGTATCCCCTGTGCGGCGTGATCGTCATGCTCACCAAACTCTTCAGTCGGATATCCCCCCTGGTGCTGGTGGTGATGTCGCTGGAAAGATACGTGGCCGTGTGCCACCCTCTCAGGCACGCCTCCATCATTACCAGCAGGAACACGGTGGGGACCGTGCTCGCCGCGTGGGTCTTTTGTTTTCTAAATGTTCTCATTCAGGGGCTTCTATTGCTGATGTTTCCCTTTGACCAGCTGGAGAGTCTGCAAATGTCCAAGTTTTGCAGCTTCTTCACCATGTTGGTTGTACCCATTTCCGaagtttacttcaacatttACACATATTTCCTCTTCATCTCTGCGAGCCTGACGATCGTTTTCAGCTACGTGGGCGTGATTGTGTCGGCCAGATCGGCGGCCACGGACAAAGACTCGGCCCGCAAGGCTCGGGACACGCTGCTGCTGCACCTTGCGCAGCTGGGCCTCAGCCTCTTGTCAGTGTTCTACACCACCCTCCTGTTACGTATCTCCACTGTGTTGAGCCACATGGTCTTTGTACAACTCCAGTCCACTCTGTTTGTGTGCCTTTTCCTTTTACCCCGATGTCTGAGTTCTCTCGTTTACGGGCTGAGAGATCAGAGCCTCAGAGTCGTGTTCATGTACCATCTGTTCTGTCACCTCAAAGTGTCGGTCACGCCCGTGAAAGCTGCGTTTGTGTCCTGA